GGGGGCTGGGATTGCCGCGCGAACCGCGAGGCTGATTTCTTGCCTTCCGGAGGGTTCCGGCCCTTCGGGTCATTCGGATGCCGGGCATTTTTGCGCAGGAGTGGCAACCCTGCGCGGGAATGTGTGGGAAATAGGGCCATTGTTGGCGCAAGTCATGCCATTCCATGACTTGCGCTAACGTCATTTGCGCTCCTATCTTCCAATCTGGCGGGCCTTTCAGGGCCTGCCGAAAAATAGTCCTCCGATAGAAGTGGACGATTGGGGTGTACCCCCACCTTGGGATTGTTGGTCTGCAACAGTCTGAATTTGAGCAATGTTCTGTGCCGCCGGGCATAAAGAGGAGAGTATTTTGACCGCGCAGATCGATCCACGCGCACCCAGCCTTTCTGGCCCGGGCGAGCCATTTGAAATTGTTGAGCAAATGGTGAACGGGCGTTTGATGCGCGTATTCGCGCGAACAAACGGCACCTTGTCCATGCTCTTTTCCATGATGCCCGCTCTGGGCGATGTGGACTTTGTCGTCGATGGCGACAGACGTATTTCCTACGCCGCATTTCATGCGCAGGCCGGGGCGATTGCTGCCGGTTTCGCTGCACAGTACGATCTCAAGCCGGGCGATCGTGTGGCATTGGCCATGCACAACAGCCCGGAATGGATGTATGCGTTTACGGCCCTGTCCGCCTTGGGCACGGTGCCCGCGCTGATCAACAGCCGCGGTTCCGGTGAAGAAATGCGGTATTGCACGGAAGATGTCGGTGCATCGCTGGTGGTCGCTGATGCGCGCCGGGCCGAAGCGCTGGCGCAGGCCGGATACGAAGGCCCGGTTGTGGTGTTCGATGAAGCCGCTTTCGATGCCATGGCGCACGAATATGCGGGCAAACCCCTTCCGCAAAACACGGCGGATGCAGACGATGCCTGCTGCATCCTGTTTACATCGGGGACCACCGGGCGACCCAAGGGGGCAATTATCAGTCACCGGGCGATGTTGACCGGAGTGTTCATGGCGCAACATGCCGGCGCACGCTTTGCCGCACGTGTGGCGGCGCAGATGGGCATCGATGTGCAGACTTTCATGGCGGCCCGCCCGCGAAGCGCGGTCTTCCTGATTTTCCCGCTGTTCCACGTCAGCGGCTGCCAGCAGATTTTCCTCGGCGTGCTGGCGCGGGGTGGGAAGATCGTCTTCCATCGTCGCTGGAACCCGGCGGAAGCCCTTCGGTTGATCGAGCAGGAAAAAATCACCGAATTCACCGGCCCGCCGATGACCCTGTGGGATGTTCTGAATGAACCGACCCGGGCAGAGCGTGATCTTTCGTCATTGGGGTCGATTGCCAGCGGTGGACAGGCCCTGCCTATCAACCTTCTGAACGAACTGCGTAAGGCATTTCCCAACCGCATCTTCGGCGGGGGGTACGGGATGACCGAAACATCCGGTTCCGTCAGTCTCGCCATGGGCGAACTGTTCACCAACCGTCCGGAATGCTCCGGAGTCATGCACGATCTGGCCGACATGCGGGTGGTCGATGATGACGGCAATCCCTTGCCCGCAGGCGAAGTGGGCGAAATCAGCGTACGTGGTCCGATGCTGATGTCGGGTTACTGGGGCAAGCCCGAAGAAACCGCCAAGACGATGGATGTCGATGGCTGGCTGCGTACCGGCGATATCGGGGTTGTGGATGAGAGCGGTTATGTCGCCATTGTCGATCGCAAGACCAACATGGTCATTTGCAAGGGCGAGAACATCTATTGCGCCGAAATCGAACGGGTAATTTCCGACCATGCCGATGTCGCGGATGTTGCCGCGTTCGGCATACTCGACGATCGGGTGGGCGAACGCCTGGCCGTGGCGGTTGTCGCACAACCGGGCAAGTCGCTGACGGAAGATCAGGTGCGCCAGCAGGTGCGCGATCATCTGGCGGAATACAAGGTTCCGACCGATGTCTTCCTGCGCGAAGATCCACTCCCGCGGAACGCAACCGGCAAGGTTGACCGTCAGGTTCTCCGTCGCGAACTCGGGCTGATCTGATGACGGGAAACGGGGGAGCGCGAGCGTTTATCGCGGAACAGGCAGGGCGCAGCTTCGCATCGGACTGGGTGACGATCGATCAGGAGATGATCAATCGCTTTGCCGAGGCAACGCGCGATTTTGAATTTATTCACATCGATCCCGAACGTGCCGCCGAAACTTTTCTGGGTGGCACGATTGCCCATGGCTTCCTTGTCCTTTCGCTGCTCCCGCATTTGCGGGATCAGGCGCATCTTCCCATCCCGCCGGGTGTAACGGTTGGCCTGAATTACGGATTGGACAAGGTGCGGTTCACCGCACCGGTCCGCTCTGGCAAGGCAGTGCGCGGGGTGTTCACGATTGTCGATACCGTGGAACGGCAGCGTAACCAGTTCCAGCAGGTTCTCGATATTGTGATCGAACAGGAAGGCGAGGATCGGCCTGCAATGATCGCGCGCTGGCTGGTGCATTTCACGATTGCTGAAGGGGCCTGAGCACGATCATGCTGGAAAAGGTCAGGCTGGCGGGGGCAGGCGTAGAACTGGCGGCGGATGTTGGCGGTCCGGAACAGGGCGTACCGGTAATCATGCTGCACGGGGTGGGGCAGACCCGTCATTCGTGGGGCACGGCGGCGGCCCGTTTGGCCGGTTCCGGCTATCGGGTGACATCCTTCGATCTGCGTGGTCACGGCGAAAGCGACTGGTCTCCGGATAGCGAATATGGCTTTGAACGGTTCATTGGCGATCTTGCCGCAGTGCAGGCCCTGCAAAGCCGTCCTGCCTTTCTGGTCGGTGCGTCCATGGGTGGTTTGACGTCGCTGCTCGGGGTGGCGGAGGGGGGCATCGCTGCCGCCGGGTTGGTGCTCGTGGATATCGCCCCGCGCCTGGAAGAAGCCGGCGCATCACATATCACCAGTTTCATGCGCGGGAATGCTGATGGCTTTGCCAGCGTGGAGGAGGCTGCTGATGCCGTTGCGGCCTACCGCCCGGATCGTCCACGCCCGCGTGATCCCAGCGGCCTGATGAAAAACCTGCGTCTGGCGGACGATGGCCGATATTACTGGCATTGGGACCCGGCGATCATGCAGCACAGACGCTCGCCCGAAGGCTGGCAATTGTTGCTGGAAAGGTTCCACAAGGCCGCCGCCACGCTCACGATACCGACCGCACTGGTGCGCGGCGGGTTAAGCAATGTCGTTAGCGCCGAAGGGGCCGAAGAATTCGGCGCACTGGTGCCCCATGCCGAAATCGTGACGATCGACAAGGCGGATCATATGGTGGCTGGGGATCGCAACGATCGTTTTGCGGATGCGGTTATCGCGTTTCTTGATCGGCACGCATCACTGGCCGGTTAGGATGCGAAAGGCGCGGACAGGCATGGTCTGCCATATCCGCGCCTTGCATCACATCAGTTCCAGAAGGACCGCAGCGAAGCCACTTTCCCGTTGGGTGACATCTTGTAGATGTTGATCAGCTTGTTTTCGTTCACCGTGCCATCGTTCATTGTGAACTTCATCGTGACGAAACATGCCGCTTCGTTGCCGCATGCGGCCATGTGGTGCACTTCGAAGTCCATGGCGGACTGCGAACTGCTGAACATGTCGTAGAAGCGGCCAATCGCTTCCTTGCCCTGCTGTCCGGTGCCTTCCTTGTCCCACATTTCGTGGCCGCCGACGGGATCTTCCACCACGGCGTTATCTTCGAACAGCGCAAGCCAGCCTTCCCGGTCGCGCGCCTTTACCGCGCTCATGGACTTGATGGGGAGATCTGCCGGTTTCATCATTCGTTCCTTTCAGGCTGTCAGGTGTGTTTGGCAATAACGCGATCGGCATAGCGGCTGATGGCGTCCTTCTTGACCGATAGGCGGGTGATGTCGGCCCCTTCGGGCAGGAAGGCTTCGACTTCCCACGGGGTCGGGAACCAGGGGATGGCCGCCGTATCGCCAATTCCGCCTTCTTCAAGGCGTGTGCGGGCGCTTTCCGTCAGTGGTTCTATCAGAGAGACGCAGGGGCGGAAATCATCCACTGTGCGGCCCATGTCGCGGCGCATATCGTGCATGCGCGCCACGATGGCGAGATTGTCGTCTACCGTGCCGGGCAGGCCGAGCCACCCATCATTCGCCGCCGCGCGGCGCAGCGCCGGGCCAGCCTTGCCACCCACCCACACGGGCACCGGTTCAGGCGGAACGGGGCGCAGGATCACGGAATCGAACTGGAAGAATTCGCCTTCGTGGCTGAAGGTTTCGCCTGCCCACAAACGTCGGCACACCGCCAGAATTTCATCCAGACGACGGCCGCGGCTGGCAAAGTCCACACCCGCCGCATCGTATTCTTCTTTCAGCCAGCCTGCGGAGACCCCGCAGACCACGCGCCCGCCCGAAAATGCGGCTGTGGTCGAAACCGCGCGCGCCACCGTGAAAGGATCGCGTAAGGCCGCGAGATAGATGTTCGTGGCAAGATGAATGTGTTTCGTTTCTGCGCCGAGCAGCGCCAGCGTGATCCACGGGTCGGGCCAGGGGGCTTCCAGCGGCCAGAACAGCTTGCCATCGGCGGTGTAGGGGTAAGGCGTTTCGATATTCGCCGGCATGATGAGGTGATCGGCATAGGTGACACCGTAAAACCCACATTCTTCGGCATGTTTGGCCAGTTCGACGAGTTGGTCCAGTTCGGACACAGCCATCATGGATAGCCAGAAACGCATAAAACCTCTCCTTTGCGTAGAGCTCTAGTGGGCAACGTCAGGCAGGCCAAGCCTGAAAGGGAAGGAATTGTCCAAATACAGAATTGTGCCCGATTTATCCCTCAGGCGGGGTGAAGGTGAAATCGACCATGATTTCACCGGAAATCGCTTCGAGCGCGGATTGTACGTCCTCACCCGATGTCCGTGGCGGAACGATCACCAGGGCATTCATCCGAAACAGCATTTCGCCTGACCATGCGCTGTTTTCGGTGCCGGTTGAAAACTCCTCGATATTGACGCCGAGGTTGGCAAGAACCGCCGTCACTTCACGCACGATACCGGGGCGGTCCTGCCCGACCAGTTCGATCCACAGCGGTTGGCCTTGTGTAGCGGGGTCTTCCCCGGCCGGAACGATGGAGACGCGCAAGCCTGTGGCATCGACCGCGCGAATATGGCGTTCCAATACGGGCAGGTTTTCCGGGTCGAGTGCGACAAGTACCGATCCTACGTAGGTTCCGCCAAGCCGGCTAAGATGGCTTTCGAGCCAGTTTCCGCCCGCTGCCAGCACCGCGTCGGCAAGCGCCTGCGTCAGGCCTGGGCGGTCGCTTCCGGCAACGGAGAGGATAATCTGCGATGTCATAGGTCTCTCCCGTCATGCCTTGTTAGACAGGGCTAATGGCTGCGGTTGCGGCGTCAATCATAATCCGAACAAAACGGATCGTTGCGGGTTTTGTTGTCGCGGTGTCATGGTATGGCCCTGACATGTCCGCATTGTGAAACAGGCGGATAGATGGGAGATAGGGAAATGAAGGCATCGATCGCGAAACTCGTATCGATTGGCGTCGCGCATGCGGAAATTGAAGCGACACAAGACCTCGAAGGTCTTCTGGCGACAATGGAGGGGGAACCGGTTTACGAGTTCTATCCGCTGGGCAAGCGTTTCCAGGGGATGGATACCACCCGCCGGTATTACGAACATTTCATGGCGAATGTGCAGCCGCGGATCCGGGGTGCCGAAATGCATAGCGAAGGGATCGGCGAGGCTGGCCTGGTGCAGGAATATTCGGTCACGGTGCAGCATGATGGCGAAGCGCAACCCACAGTGCACCGGATCATGGCGATTCTTACGTTTGGCGATACCGCGCTTACCGGCGAACGGATGTATTCGGATGAAAAATTCTTTCGCATGCTGACCGGACCGATCTGGGACGAACTCGAGCCCATCAGTTGAACGGAGGAGGTGCGAAGACATGCAGGAACAGTTTGAAAACTTGCTCGCGGTGCGGGCTATCGAGCAGAACATTATCGCGATTGCGCGGGCCATGGACAGTCACGACTGGGACGCCATTCATGCGATTACCGCAGAAGATGTGGTTGCCGATATGGGGACCGGTCGGCTGGAAGGGCCGCACGCCATCACCGATCTCATGCGTCACTATCTTGAACGTTGCGGCACGACCCAGCATCTGATCGGAAACATTGTGGTCGATGTTTCCGGCGAGGTGGCAACCAGTCGTGCCTATGTGCATGACAGCCATCTGCCGCCGGACAATTCCAGCGAAGTCTACTTTACTCTGGGGGATTACCACGATCGCTGGGAAAAACGCGGCGGACGCTGGCTGATGGTTGAACGGATCAAGCACAACCGGGCCAATGTGGGTTCCTTGAACAAGGTGTTCGGGTTGTAGGAGAAATCCGCTGCGGCAGGTGCGGGAAAGCACCTGCCGCAGCGCAGTGTGTCAGCGCAGTTCGATCGTCACCTGGTCGATCTTGCCATCGGCATAAGGGTAACCCAGTGGCGCCCCGGCGGGATACTTGCCGCCCGCCGATCCGGTGTCGAGACCGACATCAAACGTTTCGTTGATCGAGAAATAGGCCAGCGGCGATGCGGGGACCGTATCACTGGCGACCGGCTGGCCATTGACCGACAGGGTCAGCTTGCCGCCCTTGCCATAGCCCTTGCCGTCATAGTCGAAATCCACACGAAGCTTGTTGGCGCCCGGTGCGAGCGGGGCACCCTTCAGGTCCACGGTCTTCAGATCGAAAACGCGATAGGTGAAGGTGGGGCGGCGTTCCGCGTCGAGATAAAGCGACCATCCGCCCGCAGTGCCGCCGATTGTCGCGATAACGCCACGGGTGTTGTCGCTCGTCGTGACATCCGACAGCAGCGACCACGAACGGTTGTTCATGTGTGGCACGGCCTTTTCGGGCACGCTGACGGTGCCTTCATGATAGGTTGCGCGCGTCACCCCTTTTGCGAGATCGGGCAAGTTGTTGATGAACTGCTGTTCCTTGAGCGGCAGCACCTGGTTGGCAGCGGCCTCTTTCATGAACAGGGCTTTCAGTTCATCCACCTTTTCAGGATACTTTGCCGCCAGATTGACGGACTGCGAGAAATCCTTGCGCAGATCGTAGAGCTCCCACGTATCCTCTTCGAACGGCTTTTTCACCGTATCGAAACCGGCAGTCCAGGGCAGGCGCGAATGGAACGCCGAGGCCATCCAGCCATCGTGATAGATCGCGCGATGGCCGAATACCTCGAAATACTGGGTGGTGTGGCGTTCGGGCGCCTTGGCATCGTTGAAGCTGTAGACCAGGCTGGTCCCGTTCATCGGCTTCTGGGCAATGCCGTTCACGACTTTGGGGGCTTCGATGCCCACAGCTTCGAGAATGGTCGGCGTGATATCGTTCACGTGGCCAAATTGCGAGCGTACACCACCCGGTGTCTTGATCTTGTCGGGCCAGGTCAGGACCATAGCGTTGCGGGTGCCGCCCAGATGGGATGCTACGGTCTTGGTCCACTGGAACGGCGCGTTGGTCGCCCAGGCCCAGGCGGAGTTGACATGGGCGTAGGCATCAGCCGTTCCGATCCGGTCGATCCCGGCAAACTTGCCTTCTTCGGGTTCCGGAACGCCCTGAAGCTGTCCCATGTAATTGAGGCTGCCCTGTAGCCCACCTTCGGCGCTCGCCCCGTTGTCGCCCACGATGTAAACGAACAGGGTATTGTTGAACTGGCCACTGTCCTTCAGGGACTGGACCAGCCGGTTCATCTGATCGTCCGTATGCGCGAGGAATGCGACATAGGCTTCCATCTGGCGTGATGCGAAAGTCTTCTGCTGCGGGGTCAGGCTGTCCCATGCAGGCAGGCCATCGGGGCGGGGGGTCAGTTTGGCATCGGCCGGGATCACGCCCAGCCGTTTCTGGCGGGCAAAGATCTCTTCACGCAACTTGTCCCAGCCCTGATTGAATTTGCCGTGATAACGGTCGACGTATTCTTTCGGCACCTGGATCGGCGCGTGAATTCCTCCGGTCGCCAGATAGAGGAAGAAGGGCTTGTCCGGCGTTACCGATTTCTGCGCGTGCATCCACTTGATGGACTGATCGACGAGATCGTCGGTCAGATGATAATTGTCCCCCGCCGGGCGCATGATCGGGGTCGTGCCATCGTAGAGGGTGGGTTCGAACTGGTCGGTCTCGCCACCTTGAAAACCATAGAACTTTTCAAAGCCTTCGCCCGTGGGCCAGCGGTCGAACGGTCCGCTTTGCGACACTTCCCAATCGGGTGTCTGGTGCCATTTGCCGAACATGGCCGTGCTGTAGCCGTTCTGCCGGAGGATTTCGGCGATCGTAGCCGTATCCTTCGCGTGGAAACCGGAATAGCCGGGGCGTTCATCCGCCACGTTCATCACGGCGCCAATCCCCGTCGCATGCGGATTACGTCCGCTGAGCAGCGAGGCGCGGGTGGGGGAGCATATGGCGGTCGTATGGAAGCGATTGTAACGCAGACCTTCTTTGGCCAGCCGGTCAAGCGCGGGGGTTGCTGCCGGGCCCCCAAAGGTTGCACTGGCGCCGAAGCCCACGTCATCGAGCAGGATCAGCACCACGTTGGGGGCGCCAGCGGGAGCTTGCCGCTGATACTGCACGGGGGGCGCGGCGGGCGTATCAGCCTGCGCCAGCGCGGGCGATGCCGTGCCCAATGTGATGGCCCCTAACGAAGCCGCCAGTGCCAGTCGGCCGACTGTGTTGCGAATCTTACCGATGCTCATCCCCGAAACCCCTCTCGCGCAAAAATGCGGCACTTGTTTGGTACGAGACTATACAGTACTGAAGGCATGTGAATCCGCAAGCGAAAATGCTTTCGGAACAAGGGTGGTGCGCGAACGTCGATGCCACTGTCAGGGAGCGGGATCAGACTATGGTGCATATTGGGAAGCGCGGCTTTCGATCGATTCTGACGATGACCGCAGCTATTTTTGCTTGCGGCGGGGCGGGGGCGGCGATCGCAGGGCAGGCGCCGACTGGTCCTTCGCTGCCGTCCGAGGCCAAGCCTTTTGCGGGCAAGATCGGGCAGACTTATCTGGATTCGACTGCGGACTTTCCGGTCCAGCGTAAGGCGCCGACAGGGGCGCCCAATATTCTTCTCGTCTTGACCGACGACGTCGGGCTTGGTGCGGCGAGCACGTTTGGCGGCCCGGTGCCAACCCCCAATCTCGACCGGCTGGCTG
This genomic window from Caenibius tardaugens NBRC 16725 contains:
- a CDS encoding class I adenylate-forming enzyme family protein, yielding MTAQIDPRAPSLSGPGEPFEIVEQMVNGRLMRVFARTNGTLSMLFSMMPALGDVDFVVDGDRRISYAAFHAQAGAIAAGFAAQYDLKPGDRVALAMHNSPEWMYAFTALSALGTVPALINSRGSGEEMRYCTEDVGASLVVADARRAEALAQAGYEGPVVVFDEAAFDAMAHEYAGKPLPQNTADADDACCILFTSGTTGRPKGAIISHRAMLTGVFMAQHAGARFAARVAAQMGIDVQTFMAARPRSAVFLIFPLFHVSGCQQIFLGVLARGGKIVFHRRWNPAEALRLIEQEKITEFTGPPMTLWDVLNEPTRAERDLSSLGSIASGGQALPINLLNELRKAFPNRIFGGGYGMTETSGSVSLAMGELFTNRPECSGVMHDLADMRVVDDDGNPLPAGEVGEISVRGPMLMSGYWGKPEETAKTMDVDGWLRTGDIGVVDESGYVAIVDRKTNMVICKGENIYCAEIERVISDHADVADVAAFGILDDRVGERLAVAVVAQPGKSLTEDQVRQQVRDHLAEYKVPTDVFLREDPLPRNATGKVDRQVLRRELGLI
- a CDS encoding MaoC family dehydratase, translating into MTGNGGARAFIAEQAGRSFASDWVTIDQEMINRFAEATRDFEFIHIDPERAAETFLGGTIAHGFLVLSLLPHLRDQAHLPIPPGVTVGLNYGLDKVRFTAPVRSGKAVRGVFTIVDTVERQRNQFQQVLDIVIEQEGEDRPAMIARWLVHFTIAEGA
- a CDS encoding alpha/beta fold hydrolase encodes the protein MLEKVRLAGAGVELAADVGGPEQGVPVIMLHGVGQTRHSWGTAAARLAGSGYRVTSFDLRGHGESDWSPDSEYGFERFIGDLAAVQALQSRPAFLVGASMGGLTSLLGVAEGGIAAAGLVLVDIAPRLEEAGASHITSFMRGNADGFASVEEAADAVAAYRPDRPRPRDPSGLMKNLRLADDGRYYWHWDPAIMQHRRSPEGWQLLLERFHKAAATLTIPTALVRGGLSNVVSAEGAEEFGALVPHAEIVTIDKADHMVAGDRNDRFADAVIAFLDRHASLAG
- a CDS encoding nuclear transport factor 2 family protein, giving the protein MKPADLPIKSMSAVKARDREGWLALFEDNAVVEDPVGGHEMWDKEGTGQQGKEAIGRFYDMFSSSQSAMDFEVHHMAACGNEAACFVTMKFTMNDGTVNENKLINIYKMSPNGKVASLRSFWN
- a CDS encoding TIGR03619 family F420-dependent LLM class oxidoreductase, with the protein product MRFWLSMMAVSELDQLVELAKHAEECGFYGVTYADHLIMPANIETPYPYTADGKLFWPLEAPWPDPWITLALLGAETKHIHLATNIYLAALRDPFTVARAVSTTAAFSGGRVVCGVSAGWLKEEYDAAGVDFASRGRRLDEILAVCRRLWAGETFSHEGEFFQFDSVILRPVPPEPVPVWVGGKAGPALRRAAANDGWLGLPGTVDDNLAIVARMHDMRRDMGRTVDDFRPCVSLIEPLTESARTRLEEGGIGDTAAIPWFPTPWEVEAFLPEGADITRLSVKKDAISRYADRVIAKHT
- a CDS encoding glycine cleavage system protein R, with amino-acid sequence MTSQIILSVAGSDRPGLTQALADAVLAAGGNWLESHLSRLGGTYVGSVLVALDPENLPVLERHIRAVDATGLRVSIVPAGEDPATQGQPLWIELVGQDRPGIVREVTAVLANLGVNIEEFSTGTENSAWSGEMLFRMNALVIVPPRTSGEDVQSALEAISGEIMVDFTFTPPEG
- a CDS encoding nuclear transport factor 2 family protein, whose product is MQEQFENLLAVRAIEQNIIAIARAMDSHDWDAIHAITAEDVVADMGTGRLEGPHAITDLMRHYLERCGTTQHLIGNIVVDVSGEVATSRAYVHDSHLPPDNSSEVYFTLGDYHDRWEKRGGRWLMVERIKHNRANVGSLNKVFGL
- a CDS encoding arylsulfatase — encoded protein: MSIGKIRNTVGRLALAASLGAITLGTASPALAQADTPAAPPVQYQRQAPAGAPNVVLILLDDVGFGASATFGGPAATPALDRLAKEGLRYNRFHTTAICSPTRASLLSGRNPHATGIGAVMNVADERPGYSGFHAKDTATIAEILRQNGYSTAMFGKWHQTPDWEVSQSGPFDRWPTGEGFEKFYGFQGGETDQFEPTLYDGTTPIMRPAGDNYHLTDDLVDQSIKWMHAQKSVTPDKPFFLYLATGGIHAPIQVPKEYVDRYHGKFNQGWDKLREEIFARQKRLGVIPADAKLTPRPDGLPAWDSLTPQQKTFASRQMEAYVAFLAHTDDQMNRLVQSLKDSGQFNNTLFVYIVGDNGASAEGGLQGSLNYMGQLQGVPEPEEGKFAGIDRIGTADAYAHVNSAWAWATNAPFQWTKTVASHLGGTRNAMVLTWPDKIKTPGGVRSQFGHVNDITPTILEAVGIEAPKVVNGIAQKPMNGTSLVYSFNDAKAPERHTTQYFEVFGHRAIYHDGWMASAFHSRLPWTAGFDTVKKPFEEDTWELYDLRKDFSQSVNLAAKYPEKVDELKALFMKEAAANQVLPLKEQQFINNLPDLAKGVTRATYHEGTVSVPEKAVPHMNNRSWSLLSDVTTSDNTRGVIATIGGTAGGWSLYLDAERRPTFTYRVFDLKTVDLKGAPLAPGANKLRVDFDYDGKGYGKGGKLTLSVNGQPVASDTVPASPLAYFSINETFDVGLDTGSAGGKYPAGAPLGYPYADGKIDQVTIELR